The Fragaria vesca subsp. vesca linkage group LG2, FraVesHawaii_1.0, whole genome shotgun sequence genome includes a window with the following:
- the LOC101295107 gene encoding uncharacterized protein LOC101295107 yields MGRPYPKDLWDVLKQRFYNIHDVLIPELTARWESIRLMDFAKVEDYNQAMLDLQLEISFCGVDKIDKDLIEKTLYTFSSSMSSHQYRLKYEQNCVTSFSNLICMLAKKERHQEIILNNNARPVGTKKILESNQASRATLGGVMTEIPPPPRNNIRGRGLQGEKSGQGRNPPSNSNQKRRSPCYMCGSIAHLHHDCHASKEAIDTYRRHKQYLAQEANFTGGDDIGAEPSTNLTIADFEAKKRASHAHMDAADFDELF; encoded by the exons ATGGGAAGACCGTACCCCAAGGATCTATGGGATGTCTTGAAGCAACGCTTCTACAACATACATGATGTACTCATTCCAGAGTTGACTGCTCGATGGGAATCCATTAGACTAATGGATTTTGCTAAAGTTGAGGATTACAACCAAGCTATGTTAGACCTCCAACTAGAAATAAGCTTTTGTGGCGTTGACAAGATTGACAAAGATCTGATTGAGAAGACTTTGTACACTTTTTCGTCATCAATGAGCAGCCATCAGTATCGCCTTAAGTATGAGCAGAACTGCGTTACGTCATTCAGTAACCTCATATGCATGTTAGCAAAGAAAGAGCGGCACCAGGAGATTATCCTCAATAACAATGCAAGGCCGGTTGGGACTAAGAAGATTCTTGAGTCCAACCAAGCTAGTAGAG CAACACTTGGAGGCGTGATGACGGAAATTCCGCCCCCTCCTAGGAACAATATCCGCGGTCGTGGCCTCCAAGGTGAGAAATCCGGCCAAGGCCGAAATCCTCCATCTAACTCGAACCAGAAGAGGCGATCTCCATGCTATATGTGCGGATCTATCGCTCACTTGCATCATGATTGCCATGCTAGCAAAGAAGCTATTGATACCTATAGAAGACACAAGCAGTACTTGGCTCAAGAAGCTAACTTTACTGGGGGAGATGACATTGGTGCTGAGCCTTCCACCAATCTCACCATAGCAGATTTCGAAGCTAAGAAGCGAGCTAGTCATGCGCACATGGATGCTGCGGATTTTGATGAACTCTTTTGA